The DNA sequence ACACAAATATTTTACAACATTTATGCTGTGCTGTCAATTAGTTCCAAAAAAGCCAAGAGAGGAAACACTGTGGTGCAATCAAAATGATTGCACCAACGGAGGGGTATCAGAAGGCGATTGATTACTATGAGCAGGCGTTAAAAATAGACAAAAAGAATTTCGGCGATAACCACCCGAGTGTTGCACGAGACCTTAACAAGTTGAGACCGTTGCAAAATTCCCAAAATGTGGGAAAAGTATTTCCCAATTAATACCGAGTAGCAGCCTAAAATATAATAATGATGAGATTACCACGTCGCTATCGCTCCTCGTAATGACGGATAGGTACGCCCACGCACAGCCCACGCCGCTATCGCTCCTCGTAATGACGGATAGGTACGCCCACGCACAGCCCACGTCGCTATCGCTCCTCGTAATGACGGATAGGTACGCCCACGCACAGCCCACGTCGCTATCGCTCCTCGTAATGACGGATAGGTACGCCCACGCACAGCCCACGTCGCTATCGCTCCTCGTAATGACGGATAGGTACGCCCACGCACAGCCCACGCCGTCATTGCGAACCCCCGCAGGGGGTGTGGCAATCTCATCCTTTTTCTATAACATTTTGTTATATTTTTGAACTCAACTTTGGTGTTATAATATTTTTGCAACGGTCTCAATCTGGGAACAGCTTATTACGGCCTTGGCCAATATGAAAAAGCAATTCCATTGTTTAAGCAGAGTTTAGGTATTAGAGAAGAAAAATTAGGAAATAACCATCCCTACACAAAGAGTGTAAGGAATTATTTAAAGTTAGCAGAGGAAAAGTTAGCAAATTCAGGCACGAAATGAGG is a window from the Nitrospirota bacterium genome containing:
- a CDS encoding tetratricopeptide repeat protein produces the protein MGTAYYGLGQYEKAIPLFKQSLGIREEKLGNNHPYTKSVRNYLKLAEEKLANSGTK
- a CDS encoding tetratricopeptide repeat protein, whose product is MIAPTEGYQKAIDYYEQALKIDKKNFGDNHPSVARDLNKLRPLQNSQNVGKVFPN